A region of the Dermacentor albipictus isolate Rhodes 1998 colony chromosome 4, USDA_Dalb.pri_finalv2, whole genome shotgun sequence genome:
TGCGCGCGCATGTGCCCTCGCTTGTGATATGCGGCGTGACGCAGGCGCCAGTTGTCTTGGAGCTTAGTGGGCGTTGGCACGAAAGAAATGGTGTGATTGTGGTATAACAGTTAAAACACCTGAATTGTCATTTTATTGAGGCAAGACAGAAACCTGTCTAGCTGCCGCAAGGTACCTGGGATGGGTTAAAGAATGTTTTTCATTAATAAACTCAACATATCGTCCAACACCTTCTTAGGCTTGCTGGTGCATGTTTGGTAAAGGTATTCACTGTTCATAACGCACAGAAACAGCAGACAGACGAGCATAGCATCTATGCTGTGTTGTGGTGCACTTTGAATTCTTTTACCATCCCACGCAACACTACCCAGCTAAGCAGAGCTAAGTGTTAATTCCAATCAGCACGCCTTCCTTCTCCAGGCACAACCCTCTTCCCCTTCTCATCACCCACACTCTTAATTTCCACAAtcccaccaccaccacagcaTCAAAACCCATCTAACTCCGCAATGAaagctacactgtaaaatatGTGAGATGACAATGAAGTAATTCCACACAATGATGACATTAATTATTTTCGTTCTGTTATAGGGGTACCTGCAGCGAAGGCAGGAACACTAACATTTATGGTTGGAGGAAACGAGTCCGAAGTGAGTGCCGTACAAGAGATCCTGCTCTGCATGGGCAAGAATGTCATCTACTGTGGTGGAATTGGTTGTGGTGAGGCTGCAAAAATCTGCAACAACATGATGCTGGCCATATCAATGATCGGAACAGCTGAAACAATGATCCTTGGAAAGAAGTGAGGGTGCCCTCCTCTTGTTCTTATGAGGAGTTTGTTTCACTTTTTTAGTAGGAATGCTTAATGGCAACTTAATTCagacctgccatggttgcttagtggcttttgCATTCAACTGCTATGCATGTCTTcacaggattgaatcccggctgCCGTAGCAGTTTTTCaatgggggcgatatgcaaaaacgcctgtgtaccatgcattgggtgcacactaaagaaccccacgtggtcgaaattaatccggagccccccagtatgggcttgcctcataatcagatcgtggttttggcacatgaaatCCTAGAATTTAATTTGAATCTAATTCACTACAAGCTCTACCTGCAAAATGACACTGTAGCACATGACTTCTGCGAGGATATCAACggtttgtcgtctgctgcagtgtGCTTGGTAATGGCGGCACTGCACCTCCTAACTTTGCACAGCGACCTGTTTGCTATCTCTTCTCCCCATTCAGTCACTTGCGATAGCGAAGCTTTAAGAAAGTGCATCATTTGCATCACGTCTTCTTTTAAACCCCTACCTAAACCAGTGAAGCCTCACACGTCATAACTGTGTGCTTCAAAGTGCTCCAGCAGGTACAGTTTGTAAAATTGCGATAGCTATTCTCTTTGAAAGGTTATGGGGCTTCCACATTGTGGCTcatagctgggctagttggtgtgattTCATAATGCGAACAAACAGCACTTGTCCATGTTTTTTGCACTGTTCATTCACATTATTGAACCCCCAGTGTAAAAACTAAGATAGTGCAATATTTTAAAACTTTTATGAACTATTTCAGCATTGAAACTGAAATTCTGGCATCATTATTATAAGTCGCTAAAATCTGACCTTTTCTTTAGAATtgaacaaatttcattgaaattggtTCAGAAGATGTTCATCAAGAGCATTTCTGTGTTTCACATGTACTTGAATAAAGGGATCAGCGTGAGGCTCAAGTTAAACCTTCATCTTGGGCTTTTTCTTAACCCCTTAACTGCTGTGACAAATCCAGAAAAAAGTTCAGGAATGCAAAAAGAAACTGGTGAAAGTAATCGTGTATTATATTCTTGTCAAAATTACAAGAAACTGAACACATTCACATGTGCAACAATTTATGAGTTAACTCATCGTCGGCACCAGAGGATGCTCATTGCGATGGCAAGTTATCTCGTCATTGGCAGTTAAGGCATTAATCTTGCACTTATGACCTGCACTGCAGCATTAACATAGACATTGCTTGCAAATGCCTCTACTGCACAAGTTCACAAACTGCTCATCTGCTAAATACAGCCAAGGAGTCTGAAGATTAACACGTTTGAAGCGTTCCTGTTGCAATGACTGCGTGTCACCAACGAGGATTGCGATTGCGGGGTTCAGACTAGTTGGCAAGAAGGCCAAAAGATGGTGCCAAGTGTCACGAAGGACCTGGTGAGAGCTGCAACTGATGATGGGGCAGAGGGAACCATAGGTAAACGAGTGTTAACAAGACATGCCATGCACATGCTTCCTTCCTCACTCTGTTTTTAACCGAATGGCTACAACATTCTCATTCCAGGCTCGGGCTGGACCCCAAGGTGCTCAATCAGATTCTTAATGTGAGCTCTGGGAAAACGTGGCCCAGCGAAGTCTACAGCCCTGTTCCAGGACTAATGCCCAACGTTCCTTCTAGCAACGATTATGAAGGTGGATTTGGGGCTGCGCTGATGACAAAGGCAAGTGACTTAATAAATGCTCAACACGTGCTCTTGTTGTTCTGAAAGCTTGTTTTTGAGGTGACATAATTATTCACCTTATCAAGTGTTTTAAGTTATTCTAATGTTTGAAAAAGATTGAAGCTAAAGATGCCCTCCTCGTCCATTGCAGTTTTTATTGATCTTAGTAACATCACGCTTCCAACACAATACACTTGAAACACAATACACTTTGTTCATAAAACAAGACAGATTACGACGAACACAGATAAATATGCTTGAAGGCTTGAAAGGCTTGAAGTAAATGTGattacttattttatttatttaccaacATGGCAGAAAGCTGTGCTGTCCAAGCAGATTTCGTAAAGTGCAACAACAAAGCATCTTCAATAGCAGATTTCGTAAAGTGCAACAACAAAGCATCTTCAATTGCAGATACATTAGGACATTCAAAACAACATCAGGTAGCCAATTTTATTGCTTAGATCTATTAGGAAGAAAAATTTCGGAACTAGCTTTGTCTTAACGAGATACGGGTACACCTCAGTGTGCTTAATGCATGTCATCCTTTTTGATAGAAGAAGCACATCCTTTTATGTGACAGATCAGTTTTACCATTGTagagcagataaaaaaaaaatgtttgccatCAGTAGGTGAGCATGGAGCCACTGTACTACAGCACGTCAGAGACAGATGACATGGTGCAGTAATCGGAGCGAATAAACCTAGCTGCAAGTCTCTCAATCATTCCACCCTTGCAATATCTTTCATATAGTGAGGCTCCCAAACAATGACTGCATACTCAAGGACAGCGTGAACTATGCTGCAGTACTTGTCAAGCTTAACATGTGAAGAACAGTTCTGTTTTCTTTGCAAGAATGAAATTTTCTTATATGCTTTTGTGCATACATCATTATGGTGCAAGCTACAGCTTAGTTTATTATTGATTGTTAGACCCAGGTGTGCTTAACAGGAGAGGCCACCTGAATGCATCAGTACCTAGCAGTATAAGCAAAGACCTGAGGATTCCGTGTCCTTTGCAATGTCACTCATGTAAATCAGGAACAGTAACGGCACCAACTCTGAGTCTTGTCAAACATCAGGCAAAGCTGTTATAATTTGCTAGGCCTTACCCTTTCTATTTCATCATACTATTTATGATTGTGTAGGTAAGCCTGTAGCCAATTAGTGAGTTTGTCAGGAAGCCCAGCATTTTCTAGGCTGTCTATCAATATGTTGCATGGAACACGGTTAAACACTTTGAACAGATAAAAAGAATTGCAGATATTTGTAGCTGCTTATCAATTGCCGATTCGAAATTGTCAATCACAGTTGCTGATTGTCACAGTAGACATTTCTGTGGAAGCCATGTTGCTAATCAACAAAAAAGTTGTTTGTTTCGGGGAagttatgtgtgtgtgtctgttatTGCGTGTTAAAATACCTTACACCCTATACATGCTTATTAATCAAATGATTGTATAATTTGTGGCAATTAATTTATTGCCAAATTTATGGATTGGTACTGTCTTAGCAGTTAACCAGTCTGAAGGTAATGAGCATATATTAAAAGAAGCGATAAACAAAGTGAGAAGGTAGTGAGAGGCTAACTGGACAAACCGACAAAGAAAGGCATTGGGTACAGGTGTGCTGGCACTGAGGTTTCAGTACACAATTTTAAAGATCAAACTTTTACCTTCATTTTGTTTTCTGACAGTAAGCGTGCTACCACAAATTGGAAATGAAATTTTGAAAGGCTTTATCAGCCTAAACTGAttcaatttttctctttagtgttgtTTCAAATGAATACACTGTCGTGATTTTCAGTGAAGTGGGTTTTGCCTGCAATAATGTTatgaaaatctttttttttccctcttcagGACCTTGGTTTGGCACAGAATGCCGCAACGCAGACCGGTTCCACAACTCCTTTGGGATCACTGGCCCATCAAATCTACCGACTACTACTCAACCACGGCCTTGGACATAAAGACTTTTCAATAATTTACCAGCTTCTAGAAGGAAAAGTGACTAAGTCAAAGTAATTGTGTGCACAGACTGAAGAGCCAGAACATGGCTGTCTTGAAGAAAACAATGAGCATTCCAGTGCAGGAATTGCGTGCTACAAATGGCATGAGCACCGCAGTGGCTGCACGGCATTAAAATAAAATGTTTTGTTACCTGTGTCAGCCTTACTGTGTTAAATTTGTTGAAAAATGTGTGTGGTAGTAGAGGGAATCTTTGTGAACAAAAACAGCAAAGTCCTGTTCACTTTTTAAAGATCTTGGCCAGCAATAGCTAAAAACCAAGGCCAGGCTCTCTAGTATACTCAGTGCAAGTTTGCAAGAATGTCGAGTGAAAAGTGCCAATACACATTGtcaaaaaaaattgcagttacGTGATTTACCTTCCTTGATacttccttaaagggacactaaagtgaaaagtgatttcttctacatcagtaaatcaccgttctacaacaccaaaaacaccactcttacaacgataaggcgtttggcaagccagaaaaagcgcaagaacgaaatacgggtggcgacgcctacttaagttcccgcacctgggggctgtgacgtcatggattttgatggcatcttctagggcccactaattatatatagcggtacagattgactacattgtgttctaaaggaaccaaatattaaacatgccaagtttcgggaacctttattcagccaacgcggcccaaatgcgaaaacaaactttggaatccctgacgtcacgctgacgtaccggcgctggtgtttcggcgcgaaattcaaaaactgatacttggaccttcattttctcatctaatattcaaactattttcttgaaatgactgcctgcagggttctcaaacaatgctttattagtcaaaactgatttattgtttccctttagtgtccctttaagcacatcTGCCAATTAAAACATACAAAAGAGAAGCCTTGCAAGGCGTCCCCTTCTGCTATAATCTATCTACATGTCTATCGCTCAGGGGCTGCGCGGGCACATGACGTGTACCAACACCAATATGTGACCATGCTGTTCTGCTCTGCTTGAGGTTGTGGGTTTCATTCCCAACCATGGTGGCTGCATTCTCatggaggcagaatgcaaaaaacgTTTGTGTAGTGCACACTTTGATTTACACACaggttcggaaaaaaaaaagtagagcaTCCATAATAGTCGCTTGCTTTAGTAAGTTAGGGAAACATGTGGCCCCCAAGATCTTATTTTCAATCCATTAGTAAAGCTAATGATGAAATTTATAGAAAATATACAATTTAATCTCCAATTTTCAAGTACGCTTTGTTTCTCAATGCCTTATCCGGTAAGGTTAGATGCTTCATACCAGGCCTAGGAGTTTGTTATAAAACAGGCTATACTGCTCTTCATAGATAACTGAGTGAAAATTAGTGCACAGATCTATTTTCTTATATATCTGTCAAAGCATAAATTTTTAATCTCAACTATCATAATTTAAACATTTACAAGTGTCTTTCTAAAATTCACATCACTAAAATTCCGGTAAATTAGAGCAAGGCCTAGATATTGGCATTGTACACATCCTCATGCACGTAAAAGGTGGCTGAGAGCAAGAATTTCAGAACACAAGCCGTGAAAAGACCCTAAAAGTAAACAAAGAGAAAAACTATATTGAAAGTTGTGGAACATGATTGTTACTATGGGCAAAATGAGAACGAGGCAAAAGCAcaagccaacatttcgacaagtgggtttgtctttttcaaggcgacaagGTTTGTCTTCTTCCTTGGCATAGTATATATATTTAGAGTTCTTCTAAAGGGAAGAGGGGGTAAGGCGGGTGGTTGTGGCAATGAGCGAATATGTGTTAGCGGCGAGGCTGTTGAATTGAGAaaaaaggagtgctgtgcacaaggctaGTGACACGGCTGTGTTTGTAATGGAACGAGCCTGGACGATACGGGGGATTATCTGCTCCGCTGGACGTCAGCGAGCTATCATCTCTCtggaagtgagaataaaagaaGCGGCAGAAAATAGTGGTCGTGGAAAAGAAATGATTAAAATGGAATAAGTATATAAATATAAAAAATtgagcaggagaaaaaaaaaagaaaaaaaaaacactaatcaACCTAATGAAAAATAATCGAgtgctgttgcctatagcttgaaatttggCACAGTGAATAGATTGTAAAGCTTCCTTTGAAACATCTATGCCTATTtggtcttgaacttatggatgaggtatgattctctgtattttcttttgcgAGCAGAACAGAAATTTGACTGCAGGATGTTAAGtattaagttcatcaaagttatgacctggttggttgaaattgctgcacgactggccactcgaggcactttgagtGTATTCGCAGGCATccttcatgctcggaaaaacacttatctAGCACGTATCGAGAgctagaaagctgtatcgggagtttctcatgttgctctacgattttctTATTGAaacttttcacctaattataatatttaagaAGCTGATTAACACTAATTATTGAATTAGGCAGAAGGAAAAATAGTCTGAATATCTCCAGGTGATGGCAAACAGcatttacctttgttctgtccagctacgtggcatttgcatatttttaaactctgactaaagttagctatggaaagaagaatgatgggtgtaaccttaagTGAACAAATGCTGcttaataacatcttagttgaaaccaagaaaaagaaatggccatgggcaggacatgtaatgagggggcaagataaccgatggtcattaagggttacggactggattccaagggaagggaagcgtagcaggggacggcagaaagctaggcgggcggatgagattaagaagtttgcagggacgatgtggccacaattagtacatgaccggggtggttggagaagtatgggagatgcctttgccctgcagtggacgtaaccaggctgatgatgatgatgaaagttagctgggacacccggtatgtATATTAGCCTATCTatgaccactgcaggacgaaggcctctccctgcaatctcagCTGATTCCAACTTACGCCTGCAAACTTCCTAGCTTCAACacccccacctaattttctgccgtccttgactgtgcttcccttcccttggcacccattattGGTCCACTCATCATATACCCTACACATTAaatatggcctgcccagctccattttcttctcttaatgtcaacagGAATATCGGCTATCCTTCCTTGCTCTCCGATTcacgccgctctcttcctgtctgttaACATTACACATAACATTTTTCGTTGATAGTTCTTTGcacggtctttaacttgttctggAGCTTCactgttaacctccaagttcctgcctcatat
Encoded here:
- the LOC135896414 gene encoding 3-hydroxyisobutyrate dehydrogenase, mitochondrial-like isoform X1 gives rise to the protein MASPMLFACGRTFSKVLNHGYLNLAASLSKRAVSQVPLGFVGLGNMGKNMASNLLSKGHRLVVYDVYPEAIEAMASQGAITAQSPAELGEQCDRIITMLPSSPHVREVYAGKKGILSTVKTGSLLIDSSTIDPSVSQEMAKLAEAKGALFIDAPVSGGVPAAKAGTLTFMVGGNESEVSAVQEILLCMGKNVIYCGGIGCGEAAKICNNMMLAISMIGTAETMILGKKLGLDPKVLNQILNVSSGKTWPSEVYSPVPGLMPNVPSSNDYEGGFGAALMTKDLGLAQNAATQTGSTTPLGSLAHQIYRLLLNHGLGHKDFSIIYQLLEGKVTKSK
- the LOC135896414 gene encoding 3-hydroxyisobutyrate dehydrogenase, mitochondrial-like isoform X2 — its product is MGKNMASNLLSKGHRLVVYDVYPEAIEAMASQGAITAQSPAELGEQCDRIITMLPSSPHVREVYAGKKGILSTVKTGSLLIDSSTIDPSVSQEMAKLAEAKGALFIDAPVSGGVPAAKAGTLTFMVGGNESEVSAVQEILLCMGKNVIYCGGIGCGEAAKICNNMMLAISMIGTAETMILGKKLGLDPKVLNQILNVSSGKTWPSEVYSPVPGLMPNVPSSNDYEGGFGAALMTKDLGLAQNAATQTGSTTPLGSLAHQIYRLLLNHGLGHKDFSIIYQLLEGKVTKSK